The nucleotide window TCCATTAAGACATCAGAGACTGATTTAACATGCTGAATACATGCATTTTATAGCACCTTTAAACACAGGCTAAGATTATTTGTCATGCACTCTTCACTGATCCAAGAAGTCAGAGGCCTCTTCTTTCATCAGCCTCATGAATAGAGGCACGTCACACAGATGGCAGGCCTGAGGAATGCAAAGGCAGCGTGCCAGCTCCCTCTCAGGTGGAATGCAACATTTTattacctctctctctattatcGCGCCACCTCTGTCTGAAAGTCATAAATTACACATCTTATAAATTATATACATCAAAGATTCTGCTGCAGTGGTATTATATCACACATACATGAGATTGGATCcctctcctcaaacacactccctctaaCTCCACATCACAGCCAGTCAGCTGCACACTGTCTCCTTGTTTGTTTTCGggctctttattattttattattttagccCGTCACTAAGGGGTTCAGTACGCCTCTGTCTTACACTTGGAATTCGGTGTGGTGACCTAAGACTCGTGTAAAGCTGCTCGAGGAGGCGTAAATATTTAATGCTGAGCCAAACCATTAAAATGACCCCATTTCTACACACTTTACATACCTTATTACCCCATTTTCACCTGGAATTTGATCCACCaccacaaatcatacctgcagaACAGGGTGACAGGGATCTAGCAATATAGATACAGGTTACtgtttgtagttgtagaaccACAATTTGAACATCTAaaggtctgtggagctgagaaaatcattaaaaaaacagatgaaATTTCTGCTCAGTGTAAACAAAAGTGATGGTGGTAGATTTAGAAACCCTGAAGAAAACACAAGAAAGTAGGAAACCAGTTTGATGCGAAGGCTGTTCCTGCGGTTGTTGTTGTCATCACCAATGGAGATAAAGATGTCTCTGTTTCTCCAAAGTGGACAGGGTGCTGTGTGTCTATTTACTAATAAACAGCTCCACACATAATGGATAGTGCTTTGCCTCGTGCTAATTGTCCAAAACAGTGCCAACGCATCAAGAGCTTCTAAAATTATGTAAGTGCAAAGTTTTACAATCTTCCCGTTAATCAAGAATTTTGTTTGCTCAGAATGAGAGGGGACTCCAGCCCACCCCCAGAATGataaaaaaatgataattatGTATTGTATGTTAGTAAAGAAAGCAACTTATTAAAAAAGAGGttacattcaataaaaaaaaatcataatgaaGACTCATGAGTTTTtgcatgaaaatatatatataacatttaatttaaccAGGTAGATAATTAAGAACAGCTTCTTATTTACAATAGTAGCCTGGCTTTTGTTTTATCATGAACTTCAGCTCACCTTCAGCCCATTTCACTTCTGAAGAGCTGATGAAAGCTATGTTAAATCCTACTGTTATGGGATGTTCCTATAATAGATTCATCTCACTTGTGTTTGCGCTGCATCCCAGACAGAGAGCAATGGTAAAACCCAGCCTGATGTCAAAACACGGAGCAGGAGATTAAAGAGTGTGGTGTGGGAAAGCACTGTACCATGACCTGCACATCTGCACAGCGGcttgtaaaagcaaataaatcAACGGCGAGGAAGATGTGTACCCAGTGCACAAGACATAAAAGACAAGTTCAGTAACTGTTTCCATTTATTCCTCCGATAAACCCAGGAAAGTTCAGAGATGTGTTAATAGTGTTGTCAGAAGACGTAAGTTGGGCGTGGAGAGGTGGATACAGCATTAATAAAAAGTAGAAGCGACTATGTGAGAAATAGCCTTTCAGACTCTGACCTGGAGAAGAGGGCAAGGAGAAAGAGACTAATGCTGACTCAAAGCACTTCTCAAAGGGAACTCCATGATCTGGGTGGGTAATCCAAGCTCCTGAGAAAATAGGGCATGACTACAACTTTGGCTTCACAtcagaagagaagaaaacaaTGTTGGAAAACAATATGATCATTGCTAAACTTCAGTCAGGCTGCAAATAGCAGAATGATGTTTCAAGGTTTTGGAAGCATTCAGTTTTAATTTGTTTGGATTATATTCACATTTCAGGTGAATCAGAAGAATGGTGGAGGGCTTTAGCAGGGTCTGTCAGGTCAGTATTACCAACTGTAACAGTCCTGGGGGCTACCACTGTGTGGACAATGTCCATGTGCCCATAACTCAAAATCAGTACTTAAAGAAGCCATCATTTCTAAAGCCAATAACAGCAAACCATGTTCATCAAAGTGATTATTTGTTGGcaccatccagggtgtgtttcctgtCTTGTGTCCAGTTAATCTGGATGGGCTCTGGATCCACAACAGCTTGGATCAAAAAGAAGCAGTTACAAAGGACAaattaatgagtgagtgaattattatttatcatCAGCAACTTTTTTCTAGTAAGTGCAATTCACAACAGAGGAAGAACCGAATTGCTTTGTTGTCCCTGAACTAACACCTAATGTTCCATAGATTGGGTCCCCCTCATGGAGACAATCATGTTTAATATGACTGTAATACAGATTCTCTGTATTGTATACTCTGACAAAACTGCAGTCATTGAGAGTAGTGTCATCAGTTGGGAGGCTTCGATCTAATATTAGGATTGGATATCTGTCCTGATATTATTGGATATCCGCTAATTAGGCCAATCCATGAGACAGATCAGTGTACAAAACTTTCAATTTGAAATGACATGCATAGGTGCGATGATGCCcaaataaacaattattatttacactaaatgtttaaatataagattgattaattttttctttttttttttggacaaagTACTTATCTTCAGTTTTGGGTGATACATACGTTTATTattcagtgaaaaataaatagcaATTCAGTGCAATTATATCGATGtgttattttgttatattttgttttacaaactAAGAAATGTTTAAGACTGTCCTGATGCCTTAAGTCTCTTCCACATGGTGAGGTAAGCAGTTTTAGCAAAGTTATCAGATTGGTATCAGGTATTGATAGATACgcaaaatgtttttgttttaggaTCGGTATGAGAATTACAAAACGTTGGTTCAGTGCATCCCTAGTCAGCAGTGTTAACATGTTACttgcaaaaaatattttttggaaTAATCCTAAACCAAACTTAAGCCTTGACAGGGTTTTCTTCTGCCATCCTCCTCTCTAACATTCTCCCAAatagcactgtttctgtaaatcttccaaaagaaaacaacactGGTAAAACTTATATAGGGCAATGGTCCTATATAAAGCCTCAGATGCTAAAAGAACCACTGCATGCTTAAATTACACTTTGTATCTtagttcttcagactgatggaaaATGTATTATACATGGTGTAATGCTGGGCGATAtaagcgcaaatcaatatcacgattaattgtacattttaccatgattatgattaatgaattattattttgtttttgtatttttgaccctcattcTGTGATGaagcttgtactgtaaatatgcttcagtattaaatatgggatatttttctaCTGTTGCttggagcttgttcctctcttgatTTTTAAGCACtgttgtcttaattatagtcaaaacaacCACatcacagacgctgtgtttttctttgggacTAGCTGCTCAGTCGGCCTCTGTTtataggttgcttccatgtggcagataggggcagaatcacatgactacagattggtagcatggttttaaagggacagcaCATGAagacacagtggggacataacagaataaaaaaaagtatgtagaatatttttaaataacatttttatatagCACACAAGAAGGTTTGTGGCGCTAAAGACTAGGTCAATATCCAGGCCAGCACCATAAACCCTACTGTCATATTCAGTATCAGCGTGAATACACCTTTATCAAATATGAAACAAAACTGTACGGGTTGAAGCAGTAGATACAATGTAGCGTAAGTTACAGAATCCTCACTCCACTAAGAAAGACCAAACCTCATCAGTACACCCCCCACCCTCTGACAGGAAATGGAAAGGCAGCCTGAAGTCAAGGGCCTCTTTTTAATGCCTATCAGCCTCTAGAGCAGCAGCAGAGGTGTACAATTACTATTGGATCCTCTCTGTTGTCCACATCTACGTTGTACATCATGTCAGGAAGAAGCCAAGTGTAGTGCATCATTCTGGCCTCTATTATATATTGCTCCTTATTCTCTCCTCTGTGGAGCATTAAATgtgttatatacatttatatacactgaaaaaaattgAAGCCGAGTTCTGTCTCTCACCCCCATCCAAATACTTTCAATCAGTGATCGCTAAAGCAAAACTGAATCAAGAACCACAGAGGCaaaaaaattccaaacattGTCACAGCGTGTTGGCGATGTAGCAAATGAAGTCTACAATGACCTGGGAAAATGAAGTATGTTCTCAATAACTGTGGTGATGCGAGCTGCCCCAGACAGTTAaagaaacacactcactcactatactgtaaaaaaaaaaaataaaataaaaaaaaataaaaattggtaGCCCTTTACATGAACCCTGCTCTATAACAGATATAATCTTGCTATAAAAACGTCATTGCAGAGGTCTTAAGTGGCCAGGACTGATAATAGCATGTAATATAACAGAATGATTCTACTGCAACTATATAACACTTTAGGGTAGGTCAATAATTAGGTTACACAAGCATGTCATAACAACTGATATAACTCTGCATTAAGAAAGCAGCAGTTCTCATAGCATTTCTAAAGAGAAAGTCAAGCAGCCTTAGTTTCAAATATATCTTTTGACTTTTTAACATCTTTTATGTTAATGTAGTTTACAATGAAATCCTTccttcattattcattcatttatcttctgtaactgcttcatttgGATCAGATTCACAGTGGTTTCACACTGTACCAGTAAGAGTTAGCAATAGTGCTAAATCAACCTACATCACTAACAGAATAACAGGAGAGTTTCCTAAATGATGACTCAACATTTCAGGTTCCTTTGATTAAGCAAAGGATGTTATTGGCAGGTTTTACAGctatcaagaaaaatattatACTCTAGATTGCCCCTCAATTTTCAGTTGAATTTTTGGATCTCTAGTTTTCAAAATATAGTCAGAATGGAATACATAACAGCTAAACTTAAAGCACAATTCTCAACAATAATTTTTTGAGTGTGTCTTTTCAATGCATGTATCCGTATTGCCTTCCCTTCCCTTTCTCCCATCCCAGTTGTTAAATGTGTGAAAAGAATTAAAGTtgatcacaaaaataaataataataaataacagagTCACTGTGAAAATGAGCTCCTGTCATATTCAGAAATTGTTAACTATAAATTTCTATTTTGAAAAATTATGTCAGTTAGGAAAGTGTACGCTACAATAGCACACATCATGTATACATAATTAACAGCACCAAAATGGTTAAAACGGAATAAACTATGAATCAAACCATCCACTACAATTTCAAACACCCCTCTCAAAATGGCTGAGGCCCCGAATGCTGTGATTTCTGGCACAGCCAGAGTGTGTGGAATGAACTTTGCTTTGAAGGGTtcactgcagaaaccacactaaGACACTACATCAGAAAAGTGAAGATGTCCACAGGGCACTGAGAACAAACAGTCTGCAGCTCTTTGAAATACATCTCAGAGGAACAGAAAATGACTGCTGCAAATATTGATAAAGTGCCCTTTCATGCTGCTTCATTTTATGATAATTCGTCATTGCATTAGATTCTATATCATTAACATTGTGGAGTGTATTATTTTTAGCATCGTCTTAAAAATATATGCCAGTTTTGTccttatattttcatttattattcactTATAAAGAAGGACtttaatatatttcaagccTTATAACTGAATATATACATGGAAAATCTCTTGGGGAAACGGTCATATGAAATTATTgtacaatattaaataataaaaacaaaaacaaaaaaaaaggctagATCTGTGAGATATTAAGtcaaaatgttaaatttaaggaaataaaaatcatattttctctttatttaggGTTTGGTTAGTAGAAGAATATGAACTTACAGGCAAAATGAAACTAAATTAACTTTAGTCATTTATTctttaaaacaatgattttcaaGGATTCTTTAGGCAGTGGCTCTATACGCACGGTTAGAACTCCTGTATGGGCACACTGTTTTTTACTGGAAGTACGAACCGTGTACATCTCTGTTCAGAAGTACAGCAGGGGTCTTAAAGCTCTGCTGTTTACCTTAAAggcattacattctcttctccagaaggaaaaATTAAACATGTATTATAACTGAACTGTTTTAAAtagaacaacaaaataaaagttggGGGTTTAAACGGGATTTACAAAATCAATTCTATTTCATAATAtgcagttatttatttaaaatatggcagtacgtattaaaaaaatattattttatatatactcTCAGAAAACTGTCATTGTGGATTTAGGGAACATAAATGTACcctattctatattaattgtagatttctaagacttgtatgtgtgtgtgtgtatgtgtatgtacatTTATGTACACACATGTATGTATATACACAGGCAGCATCAGATGTTGACAAGTGTGTTCTACAGTAACCCTGCTGCTTCAAGTGTGCTCTGGCAATGTAACATGTTACATTGTTTTGGATTTGATTGCTGAGAACTGTGACAGATGCAGTTTACTCAGGTTCTCACAAACCCCCAGATTTCATCATGCCTTAACTCATCAATACCTTCGTATCTGCTGCCACAGATCAGCAATCAGAACAATATACGATATACTCTAAAAGAGGGGACTTTTTTAGAGGTTCCTTATTCAAAGCGAGTGTTtctagttaaaaaaaatcagtttaatATAGCGTCTTTTTAAAATGCTTCTGTATTAGCACTGAAATATGTTCTTCTAGTGTACAATAGAAGTTTTAGGtaaattacattattttctGGCGTGGTGAATATTGTAATCTGTGTATATACCTGTAATTTACCTTTAGAAAACACATctggactttaaaacctctATTGTACACTAGAAGAACATATTTCAGTGCTAatatagaaccattttaaaAAGGTGCTATATTAAACCATATAAACCACATTTTTTCACCATCCTCTCATGCAGGTGGTTCAATATAGAACTGACTTTTGTAACTAGAAACAGACGCTTTGACTGAGGAACCTCTAAAAAGTCCCCTCTTTTAGAGTATATCATATATTGTTATGATTGCTGATCTGTGGCAGCAGATACTAAGGTATTGATGAGTTAAGGCATGATGAAATCTGGGGGTTTGTGAGAACCTGAGTAAACTGCATCTGTCACAGTTCTCAGCCATCACTTCCAAAACAATGTAACACATTACATTCCCAGAGCACACTTGAAGCAGCATGGTTACTGTAGAACACACTTGTCAACATCTGATGCTGCCTGGGTGTTAAGAGATATAAATAACATTCAGGAATGTTTAAGTGTCACTACTGAGCAGTAGTTGTGTAATTCAGTGGTTCTGTggttctcaaaagtgtcctctGGGACCAGCGGGCAGTCCATGATTTTGCTCAATCCGAGGTCTCAACTCTTGGGAAAGGGGCAAGGATTGTGGATGATTCAGCTTTGAGAATGATTTCTGTAACAGACACagttgttttaataataataatctgaatgaatgaaatgaagttGTGATTAAcaagaaatgtgttgtgttgtgaatcTGCCCACAAAGGATCAACAATGTTGTGTTCAGACAGCTTTGGGCATGTGTGTGCAGAACCTCTTCTTGATGAGTTACAGACAAAACGTAGACAAAATTAATAACGTTAGTTctcacaaaacaaagaaaagtgtTTGTGGGCAAATTTTTAGCCATGATTTTAAAGAAAAGCGAAttctaatattcattcattcgttcatttttttgtatccagctcagggtcacagtgggcgtggagcctaccctgaatcactggatgcaaggcaggaacacaccctggacatggcGTCAGTCTGTCACAAGTCACTCACATGCTAACACACCTATTGATGCTTTTGCATGgcaaatccacctactaatgtgcagtgctgggactgtgggaggaaaccagatgattcgcaggaaacccacacagacatgaggacagcacaccaaacccctcataGACAGCGACATGaggcggggcttgaacccaaaAACCCACgacactggagctgtgcgacagcaacactacctccaattcaaatattataaaagtaaattaatatttaaaggatAAAGACATAATATTTCAAGAACATTGTCATTGTTTTTGCAAATAATGAGTAACACACTCTGGCACTCTACAGTAATATTTCCTTGTGTGTTTCTACACTGCATCAAAGTGGCCAAATATCAGAAATAGCAGATAAAATACCActccccacaaaaaaaaaaatcctcctactaaagtttgaaaatatctatatatctatacacacacacacgtgtgtttgtgtgtttgtttatcagAAACCCTCACTGCAGTCCTaaggaatatttttttaaacatcttttttttttcccccaaataaACTAGTCCTTAAACACTGTTGTGACAGTCAGTTCCCCTCACACAGAAATTTAAACCATAACAAGTTTTGATTACTTGCTTCTCTGGGTGTACAAGAATGTATGTATACTTTTATGAAACTAAATTACAAACAAATCAAGTCATACAGTATCAACACAAGAGAAACTGAGGGTTAAACATGACTGCACCACAGTGAGGAGCACTAGGTCCATTGTCACTAAAAACTAAAAACTGGGTTTATTTTATGGAAAAGCATGTGGATGAATGCCTTAGAAACCAGACAGTCCAGCACATGGTCCCCTTCGCACTAGATTTATTGGCCAAATGTCTGGGATGCCaacaaataatacagaaaaaaaaacagaatcgaCCAAGTCTGGCTCAGAGAGTGGAAACAGACAGTAAAGCTCAATATTTACAAAGTCAAAGGAGATACACTTCAACAAATGAATATCTTTCAAGGCTTTATCCTGTATGGCCTAATGTATACCACTCATTGAATGCTCCTGcaaaaccaaaaaataaatatgaaaaaaaaggcTAGTGTCCTTCCTTTTCCATTACTATGCCTTTGTAGTTGCAGCCATTTCATACGCAATGTGATCAGGGTGAGCAACAGAAGAATAGATCCTATTGTCTCTCAGAGTACAGCAGAGAAATAGTGCTAGTGGTTTCTACGATTCCACCATGTCCTCTCCTACACCACTGATATATTTTCTTATCCTCAAACAGTAAAAGTCATTTAGGACTGGTATAGCACAGAAACAGATCTTTATCTAATTCCCTCAGCCTGCCTTCTGCTGTGAGTTCAGTTCAACATTTTATGCACATGTCCATCCTCCTGCCCGGGCACAGTTTGGTTACACCTTAGTTATGCCACCACCTGACATATCTGCAGCTGCTTTGTCACCAGCCCCGGCAATCCAGTGGTAACAGTCAGTGGCATTCTTGTTTTGGGGCTTAGGGTTACATCGAATACAGTAGATAATGCCCAGCACTACCATCACCACAATGAGTATACAGAGAGGAACCAACAATCCGACAAGCAGCAAGCTGCTACCCTGAGTCTGCTCAACTTCTCCCTTAGGGGCTTTTTCTGGTTCCTGAGTAGTGGCAGTTAACCATTCAGGTTCATATTCATAGCCAGTTTCACCATCAGACCAGTCACCATACTGCCTTGGAGTAGAACTGGACACCAGCCATTTCCAAGCTCCACCTCCTTTGGTAGTGGTAGGGGGCGCTGAGTAAGCTGTGGTACTCTCATCCTCATAGTAGTCGGGTATTAGGGTTGAGGTAGTGGGAGGTAAAGAGGATGTTGTTGAAATAATCTCTGGTTCCAAGTCTTCATAATCCACGTTAATGTTCCAAGGGGGGCTTTCGGTTTGAAGGGTGGTTTCAGCATCTTGTAGGGGGGAATTGGTGAGCCACATCAAGTCTGTGGGAACTGTTTCCACGTTAGGAAGTTCTGTGAGCCAATCCAGTGTTTCCATCTCAGTCCTGTCAGGAAAAGGTGTGGTCCATGTGTCAGGAGTCTCCTGGTGTTCACCAGTAGATATACATGAATAGCGGTTTGAATGGAGCTCATAACCTTCTTTACAGTAGCATTCAAAGCCGCCAACAGAATTGATGCACATCTGTTCACATCTTCCTTGAATCTGACATTCATCAACGTCCTGGCAGCGACTGGGATCCTCAAGCAAAGTTTCATAGCCATGGTCACAGCTGCAGATATGAGAACCTGGGACATTCTCACAACGCTGTTCACACGGGGAGTTTTCGCACTCATCGATATCCTTACAATTGCCCTCTAAGTCTGATTGATAGCCTTCACGGCAAAGGCACTCAAAACTGCCTCGTGAATTTAGGCACGCTTGTTCACAGGGGCTCTGCAGGCATTCGTCCACATCCACACACATCTGTTCATCTGGTGCCAACATGAAACCTTCGGGGCAGGCGCAGCGATAAGAGTCCATCACGACCAGGCACTCAACTTCACAGGGCGAGTCATGGCAGGGATCAATTTGGACGCAAGTCATTCCGTCTTCGGCTATGTGAAAGCCTTCATTGCAGTCACAATAGTAGTGGTCCCCATTATCTATGCATCTGTGGAGGCATCCACCGTTGGACTGGCCACACAAGCTTGTCTCGGGGCCATCAGAACAGAAAGGGGGGTCTGCAGTCCAGCCCACAGTCCCATCATCTCTTTCCATACACTGTATTGACTGGTCATCACTAGCGAGACACGGCACAGTTGCTTCTGACCCCACTGGGATATGGGTCAAGAAGGCAGTGACCAGGTGAAACGGGGTCGTATACAGTGCATTCCCACCTCCTTCACTCTTTATAACGTCACACATACCAGAGAAGGCATACCTGCACAAATAGCCATCTGCAGTCACTGAGCAAGGTCCGTCCTTCCACTTCAAGTTGTTGGGCCATGCCTGGGCAGCGGTGCTATAGCTTATCCCCACGCAGCGGGGACTCAAACATGTGTTTGGGGAGTCCTCTTGCTCCCAGTCGCTGTACTGGGTTTCCTCCTCTCCCGAGACCCATGTGAAGCCCCTCAAGGGTCGGGTGGCCGAACACTTGCGGGGCAGCCTCTGTAACCCAATCCACACACGTACGCGCTGGTCTTCCCTCAGGTCCATACCGGAGAGAAGTCTCTCCACCGTGCTCGCATCCTCTGGACTCCTGATGGTGACCAGGTTGCCCCCTTGGCTCTTGCAGCTGCGCCAGGCATCCAGGAAGACCTTGCGCTGCCAGTAGAGCACTAAACAGCTCTTCTCAGTGCACAATGCATCTTGGTGCCTCAACTCCTGAGGGCACACATTCCACAGATAGAGCAGTACAGTGAGTAAAGTAAGAGTAAGAGCTGTACCAGAGAACCCAGGAGAGCCCATTCTTCTCACAactcaagtctctctctctctccgtctctgttcttctctcaaGCTCCCACTTGCTTTCCTTCCTCTGGCAGGTAACTGCAGAAAATTCAGAAGCGATTCCACATCTACAGACTCCCACTTCATCTAAACTCTTCTGCTGATACTCTTTGagccctctctccctctgtcctgaCTAGTTGAGCTTTAGTGCCTGGATCTAAGTTGCAGTCTGTCCCCTAAGTTTCCAAATAGGAGGCGTGGACTTGGTTGGGGGTTGGGGGTAGGGGGGGTGAGTGATGGGAAGAATTGCATAAAAGAGAATTCT belongs to Hoplias malabaricus isolate fHopMal1 chromosome 9, fHopMal1.hap1, whole genome shotgun sequence and includes:
- the cd248a gene encoding CD248 molecule, endosialin a; this encodes MGSPGFSGTALTLTLLTVLLYLWNVCPQELRHQDALCTEKSCLVLYWQRKVFLDAWRSCKSQGGNLVTIRSPEDASTVERLLSGMDLREDQRVRVWIGLQRLPRKCSATRPLRGFTWVSGEEETQYSDWEQEDSPNTCLSPRCVGISYSTAAQAWPNNLKWKDGPCSVTADGYLCRYAFSGMCDVIKSEGGGNALYTTPFHLVTAFLTHIPVGSEATVPCLASDDQSIQCMERDDGTVGWTADPPFCSDGPETSLCGQSNGGCLHRCIDNGDHYYCDCNEGFHIAEDGMTCVQIDPCHDSPCEVECLVVMDSYRCACPEGFMLAPDEQMCVDVDECLQSPCEQACLNSRGSFECLCREGYQSDLEGNCKDIDECENSPCEQRCENVPGSHICSCDHGYETLLEDPSRCQDVDECQIQGRCEQMCINSVGGFECYCKEGYELHSNRYSCISTGEHQETPDTWTTPFPDRTEMETLDWLTELPNVETVPTDLMWLTNSPLQDAETTLQTESPPWNINVDYEDLEPEIISTTSSLPPTTSTLIPDYYEDESTTAYSAPPTTTKGGGAWKWLVSSSTPRQYGDWSDGETGYEYEPEWLTATTQEPEKAPKGEVEQTQGSSLLLVGLLVPLCILIVVMVVLGIIYCIRCNPKPQNKNATDCYHWIAGAGDKAAADMSGGGITKV